AATGGCCCACATGGGGGGCAGTATTTTGGTCAGGTTTGGTTGGGCTTGCTTTTCTTTTCAAGTGGCGAGAGTACAAGAACATTGCACAGAAGTTGCTCCTCCAAGAAGCCATTGCCAAAGGCGTCGAAATTGGCATGAAAAAGGCAAAAGAAGGTTAAAGTTTTCCTTTAGTTTCTTCTTCACGTATTTGTTCCATTTTGAAGTTATTTCATCGACTCCTCATTGGGCATCTTTACCATTTCAGGAAGCTCTACTTTAAATCTCCACCCTCTCCACAACCCTAACCTTCCCTGGCTTCCCGACTTCCCCTTCAATCTCAAAGACCTTTCCAAAGAACTGCTCTACAACCCACACGTTGGTTATCAGATGCTTTGTGATTTCACTTACCCATATCTCTCCTCCAGCAAAGGCTAAAAATGGAATCAACTGATCTCCTAGGAACTTATCCACTGCATACCTTGGGGCTAGCTGTTCTATGAGTACCTTTGCAGCTTCTTTACCCACAATTTCTGCGGGTTTTCCTCTTTCTCCTAGAGCATCTCCACCCAAGCGAAGGACATCAGTATTTGCCCAGATAACGATTCCACTCCCAGGGCCGAAATGGGGATCTTTTCCTTGCTCATAATATTCTTCATGAATTTTTATTGGGAGGGAGGGGTAAACTCTCTGGAGGGCCTCTTTTGCAGCTTTTGCTTGTCTTATAGCCACATGGGAGGGCAGTCTTACAGCATGACTTATTCCCTCAAAGCTGTGGATTTTATCAAAAGTTCTTGCTACTAATGGTCTTTTTGTTTTCCATGGATATACCTTTCCGACGACAAAACCTCCACCTCTTGGATAGTGCCCCCGTCTCCTTATTTCAATCTCTACTTTCATTCCAAGCTTTTTAAGGGCATAAAGTGTTATATGTTTCAAATAATCCACTGGGGGAGACCATGCAACATCAGTTCCACCTGTTATTTCAAAAGTGACTTCTTCTTCAGCGAAAACCATAGCTGGAAGAAGAGCCTGAAGAACGAGACTTATACTGCCGGCGGTCTTTATGGGTACCTTAATATGTCTTGCTCTGATGCTCTTTGGATAAAATTCAAGCTCGGTCGAGCCTTCCTTGGCTCCCTTTACTTTCGCATCGGATAGTTCTTTTAGAGCTAGGATTCCATATAGATGTTGAGGTCTTAAGCCAGGGTTGGAGCGCTTGGCTCGGATATTGATAATCTTTATGGATTCTCCAGTAATTACTGAGAGAGCAACGGCTGTTCTGAGGATTTGCCCTCCACCTTCCCCGTAACTTCCATCAATGACTTTCATTCTTTTCACCGATAAATAATGAGAGCGCGTCCTTTAAAAGCTCTAGTGGTTCTTTTTCTAGCCTTTTGCTTTGAAGCCTTTTGAAGAGCTTAACAAGTATTAAAATGCTTTTAAAAGTTCTATACTTAGTAGGGATTTCCTCCACGATCTCTAGAGGGATTTCAAAACCGACTTCTTTTTCTAAGATTTCCTTCATTTCTTTGCTTCCTAGATAGGGTAGTTTTATTTTGATCG
Above is a window of Thermococcus sp. EP1 DNA encoding:
- the rtcA gene encoding RNA 3'-terminal phosphate cyclase, with the translated sequence MKVIDGSYGEGGGQILRTAVALSVITGESIKIINIRAKRSNPGLRPQHLYGILALKELSDAKVKGAKEGSTELEFYPKSIRARHIKVPIKTAGSISLVLQALLPAMVFAEEEVTFEITGGTDVAWSPPVDYLKHITLYALKKLGMKVEIEIRRRGHYPRGGGFVVGKVYPWKTKRPLVARTFDKIHSFEGISHAVRLPSHVAIRQAKAAKEALQRVYPSLPIKIHEEYYEQGKDPHFGPGSGIVIWANTDVLRLGGDALGERGKPAEIVGKEAAKVLIEQLAPRYAVDKFLGDQLIPFLAFAGGEIWVSEITKHLITNVWVVEQFFGKVFEIEGEVGKPGKVRVVERVEI